One segment of Nocardioides oleivorans DNA contains the following:
- a CDS encoding septum formation family protein: MSRVVAVVAALLLMLTACTGSPSEPDAPPSTTPTPTETVPPDPGPTPKVGECHDLSFRQAIAVIGRSKPVRCGRAHTAQTYFVGRLDLTTKAGHVRRPDSRAAQRQARRACTSRLPRHLARTPLQLRLSMAQAVWFTPSVAKAEAGADWFRCDVVVVAAPRQLMRLPKQTKGWGEAPAITMCATAAPGTKAFRRVTCGSQHSWRATTTVDIPGKDLPEEAAIADRMESTCLDVARADAADPLDFTWSQESPTQEQWDAGQRYGICWVPA; encoded by the coding sequence GTGTCCAGGGTCGTCGCCGTCGTCGCCGCGCTGCTGCTCATGCTCACCGCGTGCACCGGCTCGCCGTCCGAGCCGGACGCACCGCCGTCGACGACGCCGACGCCCACCGAGACCGTGCCGCCCGACCCGGGTCCCACCCCGAAGGTCGGGGAGTGCCACGACCTGTCGTTCCGCCAGGCCATCGCGGTCATCGGCCGCAGCAAGCCGGTGCGGTGCGGGCGCGCCCACACCGCGCAGACCTACTTCGTCGGTCGGCTCGACCTGACCACCAAGGCCGGTCATGTGCGCCGGCCCGACTCCCGCGCCGCCCAGCGCCAGGCCCGTCGGGCCTGCACGTCGCGACTGCCCCGCCACCTCGCTCGTACGCCGCTCCAGCTGCGGCTGAGCATGGCGCAGGCCGTCTGGTTCACGCCGAGCGTGGCGAAGGCCGAGGCGGGCGCCGACTGGTTCCGCTGCGACGTGGTCGTCGTCGCGGCGCCGCGCCAGCTGATGCGGCTCCCGAAGCAGACGAAGGGCTGGGGCGAGGCCCCCGCCATCACCATGTGCGCGACCGCGGCTCCGGGGACGAAGGCGTTCCGGCGGGTGACCTGCGGCTCGCAGCACTCGTGGCGCGCGACCACGACCGTCGACATCCCGGGCAAGGACCTGCCGGAGGAGGCGGCGATCGCCGACCGGATGGAGTCGACGTGCCTCGACGTGGCCCGCGCGGACGCCGCCGACCCGTTGGACTTCACCTGGTCGCAGGAGAGCCCGACGCAGGAGCAGTGGGACGCCGGCCAGCGCTACGGCATCTGCTGGGTGCCCGCCTGA
- a CDS encoding flavodoxin family protein — MPSLLVVHHSPTPSVAALTDAVVAGASDDAVEGVEVVVRPALEASADDVLAADGLVLGTPANFGYMSGALKHFFDTIFLTAGGALTDDGSAAAAQGGRKPFGLYVHGRYDTTGAVRSVQSIVGALPWRQAAPVLEVMGEVGPSDRESAYDLGGTLAALVMDG; from the coding sequence ATGCCCAGTTTGTTGGTGGTGCACCACTCCCCCACGCCGTCGGTCGCTGCCCTGACCGATGCCGTCGTGGCCGGCGCCTCCGACGACGCCGTCGAGGGCGTGGAGGTCGTGGTCCGCCCCGCGCTCGAGGCGAGCGCCGACGACGTGCTCGCCGCCGACGGCCTCGTGCTCGGCACCCCGGCGAACTTCGGCTACATGAGCGGCGCGCTCAAGCACTTCTTCGACACCATCTTCCTGACCGCGGGCGGTGCCCTCACCGACGACGGATCCGCAGCCGCCGCGCAGGGCGGTCGCAAGCCGTTCGGCCTCTACGTCCACGGCCGCTACGACACGACCGGCGCCGTGCGCTCGGTGCAGTCGATCGTCGGGGCGCTGCCCTGGCGCCAGGCGGCCCCGGTCCTCGAGGTGATGGGCGAGGTGGGCCCGTCGGACCGGGAGTCGGCGTACGACCTCGGGGGGACGCTGGCAGCACTGGTGATGGACGGGTGA
- a CDS encoding class I SAM-dependent methyltransferase yields the protein MTFEVAGDAYDRFMGRYSQPLAATFVDWLGVDPGTRAVDVGCGPGALTGVLVDRLGAERVAAADPTAPFVQVCRERHPGVDVRQAPAEDLPFGDDTFDLAAAGLVVHFMTDAVAGLTEMARVTRPGGWVAATVWDLHGRRAPMEPVWRGLEVVDPHRPDEGASAGARRGATDELMARAGLRDVESTELSVTVTHPTFEEWWDPYLHGVGPVGDAVAALDDEQRRRMESMLRDDLGDGPFELTAVAFAARGRV from the coding sequence GTGACGTTCGAGGTGGCAGGCGATGCCTACGACAGGTTCATGGGTCGCTACTCCCAGCCGCTGGCGGCGACCTTCGTCGACTGGCTGGGCGTGGATCCCGGCACGCGGGCCGTCGACGTCGGCTGCGGACCGGGCGCCCTCACGGGCGTGCTGGTCGACCGGCTCGGGGCGGAGCGCGTCGCGGCGGCGGACCCGACCGCACCGTTCGTGCAGGTCTGCCGGGAGCGCCATCCCGGTGTCGACGTGCGCCAGGCGCCGGCCGAGGACCTGCCGTTCGGCGACGACACCTTCGACCTCGCGGCAGCCGGCCTGGTGGTGCACTTCATGACGGACGCGGTCGCGGGCCTCACCGAGATGGCCCGGGTGACCCGACCGGGTGGCTGGGTCGCCGCGACGGTGTGGGACCTGCACGGTCGGCGGGCGCCGATGGAGCCGGTGTGGCGCGGGCTCGAGGTCGTCGACCCCCACCGACCCGACGAGGGCGCCTCCGCGGGGGCTCGCCGCGGTGCGACCGACGAGCTGATGGCACGCGCCGGGCTCCGGGACGTCGAGAGCACCGAGCTGTCGGTCACGGTCACCCACCCCACCTTCGAGGAGTGGTGGGATCCCTACCTCCACGGTGTCGGCCCGGTGGGCGACGCGGTGGCCGCGCTCGACGACGAGCAGCGCCGACGGATGGAGTCGATGCTGCGCGACGACCTCGGCGACGGGCCCTTCGAGCTCACCGCCGTCGCCTTCGCCGCGCGCGGTCGGGTCTGA
- the leuA gene encoding 2-isopropylmalate synthase yields the protein MTNLSNTANQQATSPMPFGRYTPFVPVDVPDRTWPTKKVEKAPRWLSTDLRDGNQALIDPMTPARKLTMFELLVKMGYKEIEVGFPSASQTDFDFVRKLIEEDRIPDDVQISVLTQAREDLIERTVDSLVGAPRATVHLYNATAPMFQRVVFGVTPDECRNIAVRGTEMVMKYAEERLGAIVGTEDFGYQYSPEIFTQSDTDFALSVCEAVSDVWQPEAGREIILNLPATVEMSTPNTYADQIEYFARGLTRREHSAISLHPHNDRGTAVAATELALMAGADRVEGCLFGHGERTGNVDLVTLGMNLFSQGIDPQVDFSDIDEVRRTVEYCTGLPVHPRHPYAGDLVYTAFSGSHQDAIKKGLEDLEKRAADQGIDVRDIDWEAPYLPIDPKDVGRTYEAVIRVNSQSGKGGVAYVLKTEHKLDLPRRAQIEFSRVVQQHTDAEGGEITPEQIWAVFRAEYLDREAPLRLNSIHTSSATGQKDALDVNVYVDGVAQALHGEGNGPLSAFIAAINELPHDFDIRLLDYAEHTLAASGDSLAAAYVELVVRGTTYWGVGIDANIVTASLKAVVSAVNRA from the coding sequence ATGACCAACCTGAGCAACACCGCCAACCAGCAGGCGACGAGCCCCATGCCGTTCGGCCGCTACACGCCGTTCGTGCCCGTCGACGTGCCCGACCGCACGTGGCCGACGAAGAAGGTGGAGAAGGCGCCGCGCTGGCTCTCCACCGACCTGCGTGACGGCAACCAGGCGCTGATCGACCCGATGACCCCCGCCCGCAAGCTCACCATGTTCGAGCTGCTGGTGAAGATGGGCTACAAGGAGATCGAGGTCGGCTTCCCCAGCGCGAGCCAGACCGACTTCGACTTCGTGCGCAAGCTCATCGAGGAGGACCGGATCCCCGACGACGTGCAGATCTCGGTGCTGACGCAGGCCCGCGAGGACCTGATCGAGCGCACCGTCGACTCGTTGGTCGGCGCCCCGCGTGCCACCGTCCACCTCTACAACGCGACCGCGCCGATGTTCCAGCGGGTCGTCTTCGGCGTGACGCCCGACGAGTGCCGCAACATCGCGGTCCGCGGCACCGAGATGGTCATGAAGTACGCCGAGGAGCGCCTCGGCGCCATCGTGGGCACCGAGGACTTCGGCTACCAGTACAGCCCGGAGATCTTCACCCAGTCCGACACCGACTTCGCGCTGAGCGTGTGCGAGGCCGTCTCCGACGTGTGGCAGCCCGAGGCCGGCCGCGAGATCATCCTCAACCTGCCCGCGACCGTCGAGATGTCGACGCCCAACACCTACGCCGACCAGATCGAGTACTTCGCCCGGGGCCTGACGCGTCGCGAGCACTCCGCGATCAGCCTCCACCCGCACAACGACCGCGGGACCGCCGTCGCCGCCACCGAGCTGGCGCTGATGGCCGGTGCGGACCGCGTCGAGGGCTGCCTGTTCGGCCACGGCGAGCGGACCGGCAACGTCGACCTCGTGACGCTGGGCATGAACCTGTTCAGCCAGGGCATCGACCCGCAGGTCGACTTCAGCGACATCGACGAGGTCCGCCGCACGGTCGAGTACTGCACCGGCCTGCCCGTCCACCCGCGCCACCCCTACGCGGGCGACCTCGTCTACACCGCCTTCTCCGGCTCCCACCAGGACGCCATCAAGAAGGGACTGGAGGACCTCGAGAAGAGGGCCGCCGACCAGGGCATCGACGTGCGCGACATCGACTGGGAGGCGCCGTACCTCCCCATCGACCCCAAGGACGTCGGCCGCACCTATGAGGCCGTGATCCGGGTCAACAGCCAGTCGGGCAAGGGTGGCGTGGCCTACGTGCTCAAGACCGAGCACAAGCTCGACCTGCCGCGCCGCGCGCAGATCGAGTTCAGCCGCGTCGTGCAGCAGCACACCGACGCCGAGGGCGGCGAGATCACGCCCGAGCAGATCTGGGCCGTCTTCCGCGCCGAGTACCTCGACCGCGAGGCGCCGCTGAGGCTCAACTCGATCCACACCTCGTCGGCCACCGGCCAGAAGGACGCCCTCGACGTCAACGTGTACGTCGACGGCGTGGCGCAGGCGCTGCACGGCGAGGGCAACGGTCCGCTGTCGGCGTTCATCGCGGCCATCAACGAGCTGCCGCACGACTTCGACATCCGGCTCCTCGACTAC